The following is a genomic window from Prunus persica cultivar Lovell chromosome G7, Prunus_persica_NCBIv2, whole genome shotgun sequence.
GTGGAAGCATTTGGCTTGAAGAATTCTGAGGACTTGGTAACGGTGGCCATAGCGAAATTGGTGGTGTCTCAACAGATAGATCTGCCGGAAGGGAAACACTGAGAGACTCTTCGGCCCGTGATTGACTGGCTAATTGCTGATCACCTGCTCCACCAACCAAAGATTTTAATATGATAATAAtcattaaaggaaaaaaataaaaaaagaggacTCATTACTAAACAGAAAATCTATCACACCTGCTGTCCTCCCATCAATATCAGCACCTTCAACACTCTTGGGAAGGGCAGCCACTATGAAATTGGTTATAAGGAAATTATTCTGACCTGGTAATGGTGGCCTTAATGAATGGGTCTCAACAGATAGATCTGCTGGAAAGGAAACACTGAGAGACTGTTTGGCCCTTGATTGACTGGCTAATTGCTGATCACCGGCTTTATCTACCAGAGATTTAAAATCACTCTAATAAGACAACAACCATTAAAAGGAGAAAAGCAAGGTTCATTAGTAAACCAGAAAAATTATTCACACCTTCTGCTACCCCATCAATATCGGCACCTCCAAAACTTTTGGTATCTGGAACCGAGACAGAGCAAGCACCCAAACCATTCCCAACAATTTCGTCACTGCTAATGGCTGCAACAGCAACAGCTGAAGCCGCTGCTTCAGCTTCAGCTTCACAATCTTCCAAATGAACACATGATTCAGTGGTGtgtttctctttttcaaaGAGAAGATTCTCACTTGCAGAAAGATTGTGGGAGAGTTGCATGTCTGACCGAGATGGTCCTGGTGGGCCGATTCCATGTGATACAGCACGGCTGCTAGGAGGCAGTATTGTTGGAGACGTAACGGCACCTGAGTATAGGGGGATAAAATCatcccgaaaaaaaaaaaaaaaaaaaaaggcaattgCAACATTTAGCAAGCTATTGAATTTTCTTAACATGCTCACCAAATTGGATTTTCTCGCCAGCAAGCAGGGAATTGATTGGATTTGCAGCCGATGAGAATGGCTTCTCCTTTGTCATGATGGATGACGATGGCATGCTGGACTCACAAACTGAACTATTAATTTCTCCAACAGAACCATGAGAACCAAATTGCCCAGGCTTCATAGCCTCTTCAAGTTGGGTCTGCGTCAAGGCCATAACCTGGCAGTGTAGTCAATCAGTTGCAGACTCttatacaaaaaaacagaTATCTAGGCAATACAGAAGAGGATGCAAGCACGCTAACTGAAAGGAAACTGTCTATATAGAACGAAATACATCAAGGTAGAATGATCTATGTTTTTCCAGTCCAAGGAGCTACCTTGTTTCAATGGTCTCAAACTTCTACCACCGCAACAAACACCACCACCCcacccccccccaaaaaaaccaaaaaaaacaaaagaggatCGCTTGACCTCCCACCACTCTGGTCTCAAGGATAATTGCAGAGAACCCAGCACACCCCACTAGAAATCACTATATGTTGCTTCATCAGTATAATAAAAGTCAAAAAAGTAcaacaaatctaaaaaattcctTCATTCTGGATTTCACTTATGAAGTAAATGCTCGATAGGTAGAATGGAATGCAATTAAGAATTCATTTACAAGCATGGAACACATTAATTTTCCCAGAGAATCTgaaaatgaatttatttttttgggcaaATGGAAGCACCCATTATGAGTCATGAAAGCAACACAGTGaagaaaccaacaaaaaaggaaCACCGGAACCTGAACTTGTTTCTAACAGACTCTATTTAgctttaaaatgaaaaacctAGGATACAATAAAAATTTGCGATCAAAAACATAATTGTTTTGCACACCTGTTGATTACCCCATGAGCTCAAAGATGCTTGAACATTATCCAGGACCTTATTATTGTTCTCGATAATCGAGCCTcgcccaatattttttacactaCCTGATACTACAGGAAGGGAGCTTGTGTTGAGTGACCtgttaagaagaaaaagaaaaccattaGAAATCAATGTGTGCACATTATAGGCGTTGTATATTTCTCCAAAGAGAGCAATACCTGATTGTTTGGGATCTAATATCAGCCTGGACATCACTTTTCACAGCAGGAGTGCCAATTGGAGCTAACGGTTGAGACACTACATTAGTGTTAAATCCAGCTGATACTTCAATATTTGCCAATCCACGTCCCTCAGAGGCAACAAAATCAGAGTGAATGCTGTTTCCTGCTTCTCCATTTGTCGCTGCAGAACTTTTACCTGAGTTGGCAGAGGCAGTACTACCTTTTGAAGTAGAACGAGGTTTCCGTGGCACCTGAATGAGCAAATAAATGCAATTAAGCAACTCTATTTAAATCAACGCAAAGCAGAAGACAAACTGAATAATTACATGCATTACAACCTTTGAGGCGCGAGACTTCGCCttgatttctctttctctctgttcACGCCGATCATTCAGCATTTGCCTCTTTGACCTCACTTCAATGAAATCATCTTCATCACTAGGAGCCTCTATGCCAGGTTGCTCAAAAACACGCACAATACCACTTTGCAGAGGAGCATAAACATCCTCTTCAGAATGAATATTTCTTTTAAGGTTTCCCTCTCCAGATTTCGGGATATTCTGACTCTTTGTCGTGGCATCTTTTCCAGCTCCCTTTTCAGCCCTGTTTCCAGACTCTATTTCATGTGAATTATTTCGACCAGGGCTCAAGCCCTCTGAATCTAACATCTGTTTTGAAGGTTTATTTGACATGACAACCCTCCTAGGCCCACCTCTTACAGAAAGCCCGAAACCCTTTCCAGAGACAAATTTCTCTTCCAGTCCGACGTGGTTGGAAGATACAGAACCTGTAGATTGCCTCTTATCAGCACTTGCTCGAACTCGAAACTCAGTACGCTGCATATTGCGTCGATGCCTTCTCTGAAACCCACTACATTCTACGTGGTTTGGCTCAGTATCTGGAAATGATCTTGCGCCAGAATTTTTAACCgtaaatacaaatttttttcccctGCCACCAGATGCTGGGCCATGAGCCTTTGGCCCACTAAagtctttttctttgaaaaccGACTGAGATGGCGCCGCTCCAGTTTGAGCCTGACCTTCAGATTCCCTCGTACCAAAGAAAGCACTGAAGTTTTTCCCAACCGAATTATGGTGTCTCTGATCTGCTTGAAACACTGTCTCAGACCTTGAATTGCTATCACCAATACGGGATACCGCTGGTCCCCGTTGCACCATAACAGAGGTTTCAGCCTTTTCTCCTGCTGGCATTGAATTTATCTTCTCTGGTACATTCTCTTGAGATACATCCAATTGCCTTGAAGTAAGCCCCGGTTGATTATCCACCGAAAGTAACATAACatcattttttctattttgagaAGTTCCTTGACCAGTCTGAATAGGCAGATGACCTCCTGGAGTCTGATTCAAAGAAAAACTGGATGGGAGATTGGGCTGAACAAAAGACATTGATTGAGGAGCCATTGGCAGTAGTCCCTGGGATATTGGAGATGTATACCTTAGCTGGCCAAACTGGAAGAGAGGAGGCTGTGACGGGTGCAAGTGGGCGAGAGAAGGACCAACCTGAGGATGCAGAGGAAGAGGCATCTGTATAGAACCAATTTGTATAGCTGGGACCGGAGATGGTATCAGAGATGGACCTGAAAACAGCCCAAACTGAAGCTTAACAGATCCTTCTGTCTGATTTGGAACAGCAGATACTGTAGGCATGACAGCCTGACCAGACAACAAATGGGAGTTAAGGCTAACTGAAGATGCAACTGGATGCTGAGAAGATGGCCGAGAACTACTAGCGGCATCCACATGATCCACACGATCAGTTGTAGCTGACATATGGGAGGCATTATTAGGCTGAATAACTAAATTCTGCATTGCCTTCTCAGTTTCCTGGAATATTCTAGAAGAACTACCTACATTCACTAGGGAGGAACCATCCATATGTTGAAGGGTCTGTTCATCAGTACGAATTCCATCAAATGACCCGTGCTCTTCAACAGTGCCAGACAAAACCTGAGGTACCATGAATGCACCTTCTTCATTCCTTGAACTTCTCTCAAACTCATCATTTGGCATTCCAACTTCAACACCTTCATTGAAGCCCAGGACCAAGTTGTCCATCATGTCAGGGGACCCTTTTTCCTCTAAATGCATGCCTTCAAACTCATGGGTTAGGTCAATATTCTCATCATCTCCTTCATGCACTTCATCTTCCTCCTCATatccatcttcatcttcatcatattCTTCTTGCTCCTGAAGATGCTCATTGTTCTCAACAGCCCATTCTTCATCATCACCGGTTGAGACAGAACTAGAAGCATTCaccacattttcttttccagaatTGGTAGGTAATGCAAGTGATTCGTTCTCCTGCCCAGACAGGGGAACATCTTTGCTATCCCCAGGGGCAGATAACACTGAAGAATCTCTGGATTCATCCAAGTCGTCATGAGAAAGATGAGTTGGAGAACTAGGGGGACTAGACACAGAAAGAGAAGATTGTGAGTCACACCTTGGGGTGGTGTTACCGTccagtttctttttctcattaccggtgttttcttctttgacaTCAATTATTTCAGGTTGTCTGATATTCTCCACACAATTAGTATCATACCCTGACTGCAGGGTAGGTTCACTTCTAGCTGCATGATTGTACTCCATCTCATTTTCTGGAAAAGCTGAGGGGCCAGGATGATCAATTTCCCCCCTGTAGGAGGTTTTGTGAATGGAAGCTAGTGATGGCGGTGGAAGAACACGAGGCTGTCTCATGGAATACCGTGACCTACCGAAAGAATAAGACCCATCTGCATCAGAATTTGGATACAGTTGGTCAGGGTAAGGAGAATACGGATTGCCATGGACACGGCCCTGCCCCCATCCAACATCATTAAACTTTTCAACAAGGTTATCCTGGAATTCAGACTCAATCTCCATATTTCTGCTATAATGATCCCCATCCCCAGAAAGGTTCCACCTCTGCCCCCTTAAATGAGTGATATCATCCATGTGAGGTTCAGTAATCCCTCCTTTGTGGTAAGTCCTAGAAGACATGAATCCACCGCCTCCATAGAACTCTTTCCTTAAATGACCTCTCCCACCAACAGATAAATCTCGTCTGGGACTATGACGGCCATTGTCCTGGTCTTGTATAAGTAAGGTTGAGCTGTTCCCATTCTCATATACATCTCTTCTCCATGAATTAACAGGTTTTCCTCTATCCACAAAAGCAGAAGTATCTCTAGAATAATGAGACCTAGAACCCATCTCAAAGGACCTGTTCAAACTTGAATCAGAAGATGCTGAGGCTGTGATCCTCTCCACCATTCTTTCACCATCCTCCCAGTCACCCATGTCAGCTGCCCTGGAcacatctttttctttctccatcCTTGACATTTTCTCATCTGCATCAGCCAAAAAATTACCACCAGCCTTTCCAGTTTCAGCCTTCCTCTTGGCAATcctttcctccaattccaaaagCTTCTGCTTAGCAGCATGCTTCCTCCTTTCTTCCTCCATAAACAACCTCCGTCTCTCCTCTTCCCTGGCTACTCTCTGCTCTTCAGCTCTTCGCATGGCTTCTAGTTGTTCTTGTTCTGCTCTCCACGCTGCTTCCCtagcttcttcttccaaccTTCTCTGCCTCTCTACTTGTTCCCTAGCCAGCCGCattctctcctcttcttctcttcgaGCTAGCTCTAAAGCTCTTTCTTGTTCCTCAACAATCCGCTGTCGCTCTTGTTCTTGCATTTTCTGAACTCTCTCAAGTTCCGCCTCAAAAGATTCCCTAACAGGATCATGGAAATCAGTTTGTTTAATcacatctttcttcttcttaaccACTCCGAGAAGACCTCCAGAGAAGGGATCCCGGCTGTCAAAACCAGTACCTCCAAAGTCTTTCATGAAAGGATCCTCTACATAAGGTTTTTCACTATTTGAGAATGAGCGCTTCTCCCTTCCAAAATTGAGCAGGGGATCATTGACAGGAAGTCCTTTACCACCTAGAGAGTACGGGGGTTTGGACACTGAACTATTCTGTAAAGCATCACCTCTGTATCTATTGTGTTGTTCACTGCCATATCGGTCTCGTTTATTCCATTCAGCCCCTCTGCTTGCATATGAATCCGTATAATTGTTCCAGGGCTGTCTCCCTCCATGTCTATACCCTACATCCCTCCTTACAAAATCATCttgagcattttcttgaacGGTTGTCAGACTATACTTGTTCTCCTTACTTGTTTCTCTGTTTACACTCGATGGCCTTGCACCAAAACCATTTCTTTCATTTCCAACTTGACCACTAATTccatcttttggaagattggTATTTCTCCACGAGTTCCCTTCCCTTCCTTCTCTGCTAGGTGTTCTTGCATCTCTGCTGTATGGGTCCACCTTAGGGACTTCACTGGAAGAATTCTTTCCAGCTTCATTGTCATGCAGACCCCGCCTATCAGAAGGATTATGAACTGGCTTGTGTGGTAGAACACTTACTCTGGGCATATCAAAATCTCTATCCCAATAAGGTTCAGTCTTTGAGAACCCATGATCTCTGCCCCGGTCTGTGAAACCATGACTTGTATCACGCTCATCATCCGCCCAATCTGATCTTGGGTTCAACCGAACTAGTGGTAATGGACCTGGAAAATACTCGTCCTGCTTCCTTACTTGCTCTGATGCTCGATTACCACCCAAACCCTTACTTTCACTGCCACTCTCCTTCAGTCCATTGCCTATACCACGACGAGACGGCTGCACTTGAGGGCGCATGTCAACAAGCAAACTTGAATGAGAACTATCCCTCTGCTCATTCAACAATTCATCATGGACAACTTGCCTCTGTTTCTGATTCAAACCGTCCTTTTGCTTTTGTGAAGGCCCTGATGAAGAAGGCAAAGCAGCCTGCAATGAAGGAAAATCCTCGCCCCTCAAGAGCAGTGCTTTCTCTGTCGGTTGATGAGATAGAGCAGAAGCAGTAGGGAGGGGTCCCACTGAGCCAGACCGGGCTGAAGGTGGCATATAAAGACTGGTCCCCGAACCGATCCCCCTACTCACCCCATCAACACCATGCAAAGTCTGGTCAACTCCATCAGCTCCTACATTATCACCAGCCCCTTCTTTCTCTTGCAAAGCAACCGCGGTGGGCTTCGTCCACCCCACACCAGATGAAGAAGGCCTTGACCCACTACCTGAACCCCCTCCACCGGCAGCTCCACCACCTGAACCCAACGAATCAAAGCGCTCGTGCTCTTTGCGCAACGAAGGCAGATTCAAGGGGGGTGGAACAGATAGCTTCGACCCAGCCTTGTTAGCACTGCGAGGCCTCGAAAGGACCACCATTCCTCCACTGCCATGACTACCGGGCCGGCCCCTGTTCGACCCGTAAGAGCTAGGATGCGGTGGATGGTGAGAAGGCTGCCCATACGATTTGTTCAGATTCACGGATACAAACTTGGTCCCGACTCCGGGATTAGCCATGTCACGCGCCTGACCCACACTACGATCCAATTAGCGGGCTCTGATGTCCGCCAACGCAtcaaaaaccctaaccctaactTTCTGCTCCCGCCCGCCCAGATATTGAATCACACACTGTTCCCCTTTCACGGATCTCACAGTAAATGATAAAAGAATCGGAACCAAACCCTAGAGAGTCTCCCTCTAACCCTGATCAATCAAAAcattaattatcagataataGATCTCGTAGCTCGATTAATTTAACTAATTAACTTATAATGCTTGCTAACAATATCATATTAAAGTGCGATTATGGTCTGATTAGGGTTTCGGTGCGAGCGAGCTAATGAGATCaaatggaaaatgaaaaatggaaaagggaGGAAGTAGGATAAGGAGCTTACCTCCGGGAGCGTAAGATAGAGAACGGCGGGGTTAACGTGCGCCGCGGAGAAACAACAGTGCGAAAGCGTAAGATAGAAGAAGCCCTACTGTCAccggaaagaaaaaaagcaggagagggagaggagaggagagagagaaaaaaaaaccgaaaaaTGAGCTAAGCAAGAGAGGAGAGGAAACTAAGGAATGGTTTTTTTGTCTTCTTGTTTGTTCCCCTTCATTTTGT
Proteins encoded in this region:
- the LOC18771198 gene encoding uncharacterized protein LOC18771198 isoform X2 translates to MANPGVGTKFVSVNLNKSYGQPSHHPPHPSSYGSNRGRPGSHGSGGMVVLSRPRSANKAGSKLSVPPPLNLPSLRKEHERFDSLGSGGGAAGGGGSGSGSRPSSSGVGWTKPTAVALQEKEGAGDNVGADGVDQTLHGVDGVSRGIGSGTSLYMPPSARSGSVGPLPTASALSHQPTEKALLLRGEDFPSLQAALPSSSGPSQKQKDGLNQKQRQVVHDELLNEQRDSSHSSLLVDMRPQVQPSRRGIGNGLKESGSESKGLGGNRASEQVRKQDEYFPGPLPLVRLNPRSDWADDERDTSHGFTDRGRDHGFSKTEPYWDRDFDMPRVSVLPHKPVHNPSDRRGLHDNEAGKNSSSEVPKVDPYSRDARTPSREGREGNSWRNTNLPKDGISGQVGNERNGFGARPSSVNRETSKENKYSLTTVQENAQDDFVRRDVGYRHGGRQPWNNYTDSYASRGAEWNKRDRYGSEQHNRYRGDALQNSSVSKPPYSLGGKGLPVNDPLLNFGREKRSFSNSEKPYVEDPFMKDFGGTGFDSRDPFSGGLLGVVKKKKDVIKQTDFHDPVRESFEAELERVQKMQEQERQRIVEEQERALELARREEEERMRLAREQVERQRRLEEEAREAAWRAEQEQLEAMRRAEEQRVAREEERRRLFMEEERRKHAAKQKLLELEERIAKRKAETGKAGGNFLADADEKMSRMEKEKDVSRAADMGDWEDGERMVERITASASSDSSLNRSFEMGSRSHYSRDTSAFVDRGKPVNSWRRDVYENGNSSTLLIQDQDNGRHSPRRDLSVGGRGHLRKEFYGGGGFMSSRTYHKGGITEPHMDDITHLRGQRWNLSGDGDHYSRNMEIESEFQDNLVEKFNDVGWGQGRVHGNPYSPYPDQLYPNSDADGSYSFGRSRYSMRQPRVLPPPSLASIHKTSYRGEIDHPGPSAFPENEMEYNHAARSEPTLQSGYDTNCVENIRQPEIIDVKEENTGNEKKKLDGNTTPRCDSQSSLSVSSPPSSPTHLSHDDLDESRDSSVLSAPGDSKDVPLSGQENESLALPTNSGKENVVNASSSVSTGDDEEWAVENNEHLQEQEEYDEDEDGYEEEDEVHEGDDENIDLTHEFEGMHLEEKGSPDMMDNLVLGFNEGVEVGMPNDEFERSSRNEEGAFMVPQVLSGTVEEHGSFDGIRTDEQTLQHMDGSSLVNVGSSSRIFQETEKAMQNLVIQPNNASHMSATTDRVDHVDAASSSRPSSQHPVASSVSLNSHLLSGQAVMPTVSAVPNQTEGSVKLQFGLFSGPSLIPSPVPAIQIGSIQMPLPLHPQVGPSLAHLHPSQPPLFQFGQLRYTSPISQGLLPMAPQSMSFVQPNLPSSFSLNQTPGGHLPIQTGQGTSQNRKNDVMLLSVDNQPGLTSRQLDVSQENVPEKINSMPAGEKAETSVMVQRGPAVSRIGDSNSRSETVFQADQRHHNSVGKNFSAFFGTRESEGQAQTGAAPSQSVFKEKDFSGPKAHGPASGGRGKKFVFTVKNSGARSFPDTEPNHVECSGFQRRHRRNMQRTEFRVRASADKRQSTGSVSSNHVGLEEKFVSGKGFGLSVRGGPRRVVMSNKPSKQMLDSEGLSPGRNNSHEIESGNRAEKGAGKDATTKSQNIPKSGEGNLKRNIHSEEDVYAPLQSGIVRVFEQPGIEAPSDEDDFIEVRSKRQMLNDRREQREREIKAKSRASKVPRKPRSTSKGSTASANSGKSSAATNGEAGNSIHSDFVASEGRGLANIEVSAGFNTNVVSQPLAPIGTPAVKSDVQADIRSQTIRSLNTSSLPVVSGSVKNIGRGSIIENNNKVLDNVQASLSSWGNQQVMALTQTQLEEAMKPGQFGSHGSVGEINSSVCESSMPSSSIMTKEKPFSSAANPINSLLAGEKIQFGAVTSPTILPPSSRAVSHGIGPPGPSRSDMQLSHNLSASENLLFEKEKHTTESCVHLEDCEAEAEAAASAVAVAAISSDEIVGNGLGACSVSVPDTKSFGGADIDGVAEDKAGDQQLASQSRAKQSLSVSFPADLSVETHSLRPPLPGDQQLASQSRAEESLSVSLPADLSVETPPISLWPPLPSPQNSSSQMLPHFPGGPPSHFPFYEMNPMLGGPVFAFGPHDESASTTQPQSQKSSAPASAPLGTWQQCHSGVDSFYGPPAGFTGPFISPAGGIPGVQGPPHMVVYNHFAPVGQFGQVGLSFMGTAYIPSGKQPDWKHNPASSAMAVGEGEMNNINMVSAQRNPTNMPAPIQHLAPGSPLLPMASPLAMFDVSPFQSSPDMSVQARWPHVPASPLQSVPISMPLQQQADGILPSKFSHGPADQSLPANRFPESRTSTAFDNSRNFPVATDATVTRFPDELGLVDRASSSSTGNSTQSAVTKSSSVSTTVDTAKTDVDQKLSTSVSGHSASSNAKSQSSMHKNNTSNQQYGHSSYYQRGGGSQKNSSGGDWSHRRTGLHGRNQSVGAEKGFPPSKMKQVYVAKQTSSGSSTAL
- the LOC18771198 gene encoding uncharacterized protein LOC18771198 isoform X1, whose translation is MANPGVGTKFVSVNLNKSYGQPSHHPPHPSSYGSNRGRPGSHGSGGMVVLSRPRSANKAGSKLSVPPPLNLPSLRKEHERFDSLGSGGGAAGGGGSGSGSRPSSSGVGWTKPTAVALQEKEGAGDNVGADGVDQTLHGVDGVSRGIGSGTSLYMPPSARSGSVGPLPTASALSHQPTEKALLLRGEDFPSLQAALPSSSGPSQKQKDGLNQKQRQVVHDELLNEQRDSSHSSLLVDMRPQVQPSRRGIGNGLKESGSESKGLGGNRASEQVRKQDEYFPGPLPLVRLNPRSDWADDERDTSHGFTDRGRDHGFSKTEPYWDRDFDMPRVSVLPHKPVHNPSDRRGLHDNEAGKNSSSEVPKVDPYSRDARTPSREGREGNSWRNTNLPKDGISGQVGNERNGFGARPSSVNRETSKENKYSLTTVQENAQDDFVRRDVGYRHGGRQPWNNYTDSYASRGAEWNKRDRYGSEQHNRYRGDALQNSSVSKPPYSLGGKGLPVNDPLLNFGREKRSFSNSEKPYVEDPFMKDFGGTGFDSRDPFSGGLLGVVKKKKDVIKQTDFHDPVRESFEAELERVQKMQEQERQRIVEEQERALELARREEEERMRLAREQVERQRRLEEEAREAAWRAEQEQLEAMRRAEEQRVAREEERRRLFMEEERRKHAAKQKLLELEERIAKRKAETGKAGGNFLADADEKMSRMEKEKDVSRAADMGDWEDGERMVERITASASSDSSLNRSFEMGSRSHYSRDTSAFVDRGKPVNSWRRDVYENGNSSTLLIQDQDNGRHSPRRDLSVGGRGHLRKEFYGGGGFMSSRTYHKGGITEPHMDDITHLRGQRWNLSGDGDHYSRNMEIESEFQDNLVEKFNDVGWGQGRVHGNPYSPYPDQLYPNSDADGSYSFGRSRYSMRQPRVLPPPSLASIHKTSYRGEIDHPGPSAFPENEMEYNHAARSEPTLQSGYDTNCVENIRQPEIIDVKEENTGNEKKKLDGNTTPRCDSQSSLSVSSPPSSPTHLSHDDLDESRDSSVLSAPGDSKDVPLSGQENESLALPTNSGKENVVNASSSVSTGDDEEWAVENNEHLQEQEEYDEDEDGYEEEDEVHEGDDENIDLTHEFEGMHLEEKGSPDMMDNLVLGFNEGVEVGMPNDEFERSSRNEEGAFMVPQVLSGTVEEHGSFDGIRTDEQTLQHMDGSSLVNVGSSSRIFQETEKAMQNLVIQPNNASHMSATTDRVDHVDAASSSRPSSQHPVASSVSLNSHLLSGQAVMPTVSAVPNQTEGSVKLQFGLFSGPSLIPSPVPAIQIGSIQMPLPLHPQVGPSLAHLHPSQPPLFQFGQLRYTSPISQGLLPMAPQSMSFVQPNLPSSFSLNQTPGGHLPIQTGQGTSQNRKNDVMLLSVDNQPGLTSRQLDVSQENVPEKINSMPAGEKAETSVMVQRGPAVSRIGDSNSRSETVFQADQRHHNSVGKNFSAFFGTRESEGQAQTGAAPSQSVFKEKDFSGPKAHGPASGGRGKKFVFTVKNSGARSFPDTEPNHVECSGFQRRHRRNMQRTEFRVRASADKRQSTGSVSSNHVGLEEKFVSGKGFGLSVRGGPRRVVMSNKPSKQMLDSEGLSPGRNNSHEIESGNRAEKGAGKDATTKSQNIPKSGEGNLKRNIHSEEDVYAPLQSGIVRVFEQPGIEAPSDEDDFIEVRSKRQMLNDRREQREREIKAKSRASKVPRKPRSTSKGSTASANSGKSSAATNGEAGNSIHSDFVASEGRGLANIEVSAGFNTNVVSQPLAPIGTPAVKSDVQADIRSQTIRSLNTSSLPVVSGSVKNIGRGSIIENNNKVLDNVQASLSSWGNQQVMALTQTQLEEAMKPGQFGSHGSVGEINSSVCESSMPSSSIMTKEKPFSSAANPINSLLAGEKIQFGAVTSPTILPPSSRAVSHGIGPPGPSRSDMQLSHNLSASENLLFEKEKHTTESCVHLEDCEAEAEAAASAVAVAAISSDEIVGNGLGACSVSVPDTKSFGGADIDGVAEDKAGDQQLASQSRAKQSLSVSFPADLSVETHSLRPPLPGQNNFLITNFIVAALPKSVEGADIDGRTAGDQQLASQSRAEESLSVSLPADLSVETPPISLWPPLPSPQNSSSQMLPHFPGGPPSHFPFYEMNPMLGGPVFAFGPHDESASTTQPQSQKSSAPASAPLGTWQQCHSGVDSFYGPPAGFTGPFISPAGGIPGVQGPPHMVVYNHFAPVGQFGQVGLSFMGTAYIPSGKQPDWKHNPASSAMAVGEGEMNNINMVSAQRNPTNMPAPIQHLAPGSPLLPMASPLAMFDVSPFQSSPDMSVQARWPHVPASPLQSVPISMPLQQQADGILPSKFSHGPADQSLPANRFPESRTSTAFDNSRNFPVATDATVTRFPDELGLVDRASSSSTGNSTQSAVTKSSSVSTTVDTAKTDVDQKLSTSVSGHSASSNAKSQSSMHKNNTSNQQYGHSSYYQRGGGSQKNSSGGDWSHRRTGLHGRNQSVGAEKGFPPSKMKQVYVAKQTSSGSSTAL